A genomic region of Euzebyales bacterium contains the following coding sequences:
- a CDS encoding M14 family zinc carboxypeptidase encodes MPREHVNSRAVFITLLIFILVVALLPGGAGAQEASGDQPDDPDAVSLVSLSMPDRATLDEVVDRGYDLDHDVTRAGGRITASAVVTGAQIAELEDMGVRVEVEVDEAEAEAGRRAMLAERQETLDAAAALADELNVAAVDTVVIARADYFTSTGDAEFLSVEAKSTDGAAADLTVEWDAGPGTAIGDGGSAQLDPFVDAGQYLYHREEIELSGRAALTIADGPAAGTYEAVGASFGAPLDVAGTSGTVELADDGSSVPTEACDPLVGFTAGNVALIDRGSCPFTQKVSNAQAAGAVAVVVANNNSGAPFAMGGSDPSITIPAAMISQADGATIRDGLPAAGTLALLETQPPPTRVRVTSSNGGSAEAEVTEWLETNYQAPSNPYFTGFLDHYPDAYELTEIIEELAADFPDLAEVIELPYETNGYRRKAMHLSDGGSSQRVGLTSEAWGHEGGNDLTVAYVDPGAANASLSVEVAGDDIVVNLATDGTGALVSTAAQVVAAINADAEASELVLAYTYRGSSGGGVVVAAAAESLTDGLNAPEHVRRAPFQPKMLRIGKHRDGSKTGVLTYSQEHAREWQTPLVNIETAYRLLHNYQTDGKTRQIVDNLDIFIVPTVNPDGALYSFYDFAFQRKNMKRYCGVGEPNDFNARDAWGVDNNRNYTVGSLFDGYSGASTSCTSAVFAGPGELSEPESSNVHWIPQEYDNIRFAMNIHSSGNYFMWSPGAYVVPGRITLPRPSFGTEEYFFDASEDILTAIKQWRGLSVTPARTGPIADVLYSAAGNSGDMLYYDYALYAWNFEVGTSFQPAWPEAFNQMMEFSNGVIELYDVAREWTTDRRPPRSWVNQPGNGTYDGPVDITFGYSEPVDIHYTLDGSTPTTDSPMYESAGIREGGERITIDETTTIKWFSIDASGNVEMVNPRMTTIVIND; translated from the coding sequence ATGCCTCGTGAACATGTGAACAGCCGTGCTGTGTTCATCACACTTCTGATCTTCATTCTGGTGGTGGCTCTGCTTCCCGGGGGTGCCGGCGCCCAGGAAGCCTCTGGTGACCAGCCGGATGACCCCGACGCGGTCTCGCTGGTCTCGCTGTCCATGCCCGACAGGGCCACGCTCGACGAGGTCGTCGATCGCGGGTACGACCTCGATCACGATGTCACCCGTGCCGGTGGGCGGATCACCGCGAGCGCCGTGGTGACAGGCGCGCAGATCGCGGAGCTCGAGGACATGGGCGTGCGGGTCGAGGTCGAGGTCGATGAGGCCGAGGCCGAGGCCGGCCGTCGGGCGATGCTGGCCGAGCGACAGGAGACGCTCGACGCGGCGGCCGCACTCGCCGACGAGCTCAACGTCGCGGCGGTCGACACGGTGGTCATCGCCCGCGCCGACTACTTCACCTCGACGGGAGACGCCGAGTTCCTGTCGGTCGAGGCGAAGAGCACGGACGGTGCGGCCGCCGACCTGACAGTCGAGTGGGATGCAGGACCGGGCACCGCGATCGGTGACGGTGGCAGCGCCCAGCTCGACCCGTTCGTCGACGCCGGTCAGTACCTGTACCACCGCGAGGAGATCGAACTGAGCGGTCGCGCCGCGCTGACGATCGCGGACGGCCCGGCGGCCGGTACCTATGAGGCCGTGGGCGCCAGCTTTGGCGCGCCGCTCGACGTCGCCGGCACGAGTGGCACGGTCGAGCTGGCCGACGACGGCTCGAGTGTCCCGACCGAGGCCTGCGATCCACTGGTCGGGTTCACCGCCGGCAATGTCGCGCTGATCGACCGGGGGTCCTGCCCGTTCACTCAGAAGGTGTCGAACGCCCAGGCCGCGGGCGCAGTCGCTGTCGTGGTCGCCAACAACAACAGTGGGGCGCCGTTCGCGATGGGCGGATCCGATCCGTCGATCACGATCCCGGCCGCCATGATCTCGCAGGCCGACGGCGCGACGATCCGCGACGGGCTGCCCGCGGCGGGCACGCTGGCCCTGCTCGAGACGCAGCCGCCACCCACCCGGGTGCGGGTGACCAGCTCGAACGGGGGCAGCGCCGAGGCTGAAGTCACCGAGTGGCTGGAGACGAACTACCAGGCGCCGAGCAACCCGTATTTCACGGGATTCCTCGACCACTACCCCGACGCCTACGAGCTGACGGAGATCATCGAGGAGCTCGCCGCCGACTTCCCGGATCTGGCCGAGGTCATCGAGCTGCCGTACGAGACCAATGGTTACCGGCGCAAGGCGATGCACCTGTCAGATGGCGGTTCGTCACAACGTGTGGGGTTGACGTCGGAGGCCTGGGGTCACGAGGGCGGCAACGACCTGACCGTGGCCTACGTCGACCCGGGTGCCGCGAACGCGTCGTTGTCGGTCGAGGTCGCGGGTGATGACATCGTGGTGAACCTGGCGACCGACGGCACCGGCGCCCTGGTGTCGACGGCTGCGCAGGTGGTGGCGGCGATCAACGCCGACGCCGAGGCGTCCGAACTGGTCCTCGCGTACACGTACCGGGGCAGCAGCGGTGGGGGTGTGGTGGTCGCGGCGGCGGCAGAGAGCCTCACCGACGGCCTGAACGCACCGGAGCACGTGCGGCGCGCGCCGTTCCAGCCGAAGATGCTGCGCATCGGCAAGCACCGGGACGGTTCGAAGACCGGGGTGCTGACCTACTCGCAGGAGCATGCCCGGGAGTGGCAGACACCGCTGGTCAACATCGAGACGGCGTACCGGCTGCTGCACAACTACCAGACCGACGGCAAGACCCGGCAGATCGTCGACAACCTCGACATCTTCATCGTGCCGACGGTCAACCCGGACGGGGCGCTGTACAGCTTCTACGACTTCGCGTTCCAGCGCAAGAACATGAAGCGCTACTGCGGCGTCGGCGAGCCGAATGACTTCAACGCCCGTGATGCCTGGGGCGTCGACAACAACCGCAACTACACGGTCGGGTCGCTCTTCGACGGCTACTCCGGGGCGTCGACCAGCTGCACGTCGGCCGTGTTCGCCGGACCGGGCGAGCTGTCGGAGCCGGAGAGCTCCAACGTGCACTGGATCCCGCAGGAGTACGACAACATCCGGTTCGCGATGAACATCCACAGCTCGGGCAACTACTTCATGTGGTCGCCCGGGGCGTACGTCGTGCCCGGCCGCATCACGCTGCCGCGGCCGAGCTTCGGGACCGAGGAGTACTTCTTCGACGCGTCCGAGGACATCCTCACCGCGATCAAGCAGTGGCGCGGCCTGTCGGTGACGCCGGCGCGCACCGGCCCGATCGCCGACGTCCTGTACTCGGCGGCCGGCAACTCGGGCGACATGCTGTACTACGACTACGCGTTGTACGCCTGGAACTTCGAGGTCGGCACCAGCTTCCAGCCGGCGTGGCCGGAGGCGTTCAACCAGATGATGGAGTTCAGCAACGGCGTCATCGAGCTCTACGACGTCGCCCGGGAGTGGACCACGGACCGTCGTCCGCCGCGCAGCTGGGTCAACCAGCCCGGCAACGGCACCTACGACGGCCCGGTGGACATCACCTTCGGCTACTCCGAGCCGGTGGACATCCACTACACGCTCGACGGCTCGACGCCGACGACCGACTCCCCGATGTACGAGTCGGCCGGCATCCGGGAGGGTGGCGAGCGCATCACCATCGACGAGACGACCACGATCAAGTGGTTCTCGATCGACGCCTCTGGCAACGTCGAGATGGTGAACCCGCGCATGACCACGATCGTGATCAACGACTGA
- a CDS encoding FAD-dependent oxidoreductase — MARVIVVGDGPAGLSAALFIARSDHEVVVYAQDDTAMHYALLHNYLGIDEIHGSRFQERARAQVVAEGADLRDQEVSGISRGDDGFRVTVDGADDDRGDYVVLAGGKTSQALADALGVERDGGRVVVDTEYATGVDGLYAVGRVARPHRSQAIISAGAGATAALDILSREAGRDVTDWDTPDD; from the coding sequence GTGGCTCGGGTGATCGTGGTCGGCGACGGTCCTGCCGGACTCAGCGCAGCGCTGTTCATCGCACGCAGCGACCATGAGGTCGTGGTCTACGCGCAGGACGACACCGCGATGCACTACGCGCTGCTGCACAACTACCTGGGCATCGACGAGATCCATGGCTCGCGGTTCCAGGAGCGTGCGCGGGCACAGGTGGTCGCGGAGGGCGCGGATCTGCGGGACCAGGAAGTGTCCGGCATCTCACGCGGTGACGACGGCTTCCGGGTCACGGTCGACGGCGCGGACGACGACCGTGGTGACTATGTCGTGCTCGCGGGCGGAAAGACCTCCCAGGCGCTCGCCGACGCGCTGGGCGTGGAGCGCGACGGCGGCCGTGTGGTGGTCGACACCGAGTACGCGACCGGTGTCGACGGTCTGTACGCCGTCGGTCGGGTCGCGCGACCGCACCGCAGCCAGGCGATCATCTCCGCCGGCGCCGGCGCCACGGCGGCGCTCGACATCCTGTCCCGTGAGGCCGGGCGGGACGTCACCGACTGGGACACCCCCGACGACTGA
- a CDS encoding FAD-dependent oxidoreductase codes for MDEEHTDVLVVGGGLGGVAAALSAARDGRRVVLTERHDWLGGQLTTQAVPPDEHPWIERFGCTATYRRLRDGIRAYYRRWYPLTAAARAHPTLNPGGGWVSGLCHEPRVAVAVIDGMLAPWRSADRLTVLLGHRPTAAAVDGDRVESVTLTSDAGTSCTVTADYVVDATELGDLLAMTGTEHVTGAEAQAETGEPHASTHSRPDAMQAVSACFAVDHRPGEDHTIDRPASYERWRDQRPPGWPGRRFSFHGPDPTDVTGSIRHTFLPNSDGDPNETMAAHRADPDVNDLWTFRRIAARRNFIAGTYESDITLVNWPMLDYVDGPMIGDDPVAAARHRDAARELALSLLHWLQTEAPRPDGGAGFPGLRPRGDVLGSGDALAKDLYIRESRRIRAEHTIVEQDVALASRPDGTAASHPDSVGIGAYRLDLHPSTGGDPFLDIAACPYQLPLGALLPVRMRNLLPGGKNIGTTHLTNGCYRLHPTEWNVGEVAGALAAYCLAHRAAPAQVRADPEHLARFQEVLDRHGVERRWPRVTAQ; via the coding sequence GTGGATGAGGAGCACACCGACGTCCTGGTCGTCGGCGGCGGCCTCGGTGGCGTGGCTGCCGCGTTGTCGGCGGCGCGGGACGGACGACGCGTCGTGCTCACCGAGCGACACGACTGGCTCGGCGGGCAGCTGACCACGCAGGCGGTCCCACCCGACGAGCACCCGTGGATCGAGCGGTTCGGGTGCACGGCCACCTACCGGCGCCTGCGCGACGGCATCCGCGCGTACTACCGCCGCTGGTACCCGCTGACCGCGGCCGCCCGCGCGCATCCGACGCTCAATCCAGGAGGCGGGTGGGTCAGCGGGCTGTGCCACGAGCCGCGTGTCGCGGTCGCGGTGATCGACGGCATGCTCGCGCCGTGGCGCAGCGCCGACCGCCTGACGGTCCTGCTGGGCCACCGCCCGACCGCCGCCGCCGTCGACGGTGACCGGGTGGAGAGCGTGACCCTGACGTCGGACGCCGGCACGTCGTGCACGGTCACGGCGGACTATGTCGTCGACGCGACCGAGCTCGGTGACCTGCTGGCGATGACGGGCACCGAGCATGTCACCGGCGCCGAGGCGCAGGCCGAGACCGGTGAGCCGCACGCGTCCACGCACTCGCGGCCCGATGCGATGCAGGCCGTGTCGGCGTGCTTCGCGGTGGACCACCGACCGGGAGAGGATCACACGATCGACCGCCCGGCCTCGTACGAGCGCTGGCGGGATCAACGGCCACCCGGGTGGCCGGGCCGCCGCTTCAGCTTCCACGGACCGGACCCGACCGACGTCACCGGCTCGATCCGCCACACGTTCCTGCCGAACTCCGACGGTGACCCCAACGAGACCATGGCGGCGCACCGGGCCGACCCGGACGTCAACGACCTGTGGACGTTCCGCCGGATCGCCGCGCGCCGCAACTTCATCGCCGGCACCTACGAGAGCGACATCACGCTGGTCAACTGGCCGATGCTCGACTACGTCGACGGGCCGATGATCGGAGATGATCCTGTCGCCGCCGCCCGGCACCGCGACGCTGCACGGGAGCTGGCCCTGAGCCTCCTGCACTGGCTGCAGACCGAGGCTCCCCGGCCAGACGGTGGAGCCGGCTTCCCCGGGCTGCGGCCACGCGGGGATGTGCTCGGCAGCGGCGACGCACTCGCGAAGGACCTCTACATCCGGGAGAGCCGACGGATCCGCGCCGAGCACACCATCGTCGAGCAGGACGTCGCGCTCGCGTCGCGGCCGGATGGCACGGCCGCGTCACATCCGGACTCCGTGGGCATCGGCGCGTACCGCCTCGACCTGCATCCATCGACAGGCGGCGATCCGTTCCTCGACATCGCCGCGTGCCCCTACCAGTTGCCCCTGGGCGCCCTGCTCCCCGTGCGCATGCGCAACCTGCTGCCCGGCGGCAAGAACATCGGCACGACCCACCTGACCAATGGCTGCTACCGCCTGCACCCGACGGAGTGGAACGTCGGCGAGGTCGCGGGAGCGCTCGCCGCCTACTGCCTCGCGCACCGGGCGGCGCCGGCCCAGGTCCGCGCGGACCCGGAGCACCTCGCTCGGTTCCAGGAGGTGCTCGATCGGCACGGCGTCGAGCGTCGTTGGCCCCGCGTCACGGCGCAGTGA
- a CDS encoding VOC family protein, translated as MPRIIPNLWFDTEGLEAAEFYISVFPNSKITDVSYYTEAGPGEAGTVLTVDFVLDGQPFTAINGGPQFTFDEAVSLAVECADQDEVDHYWSRLSDGGEEGQCGWLKDRYGLSWQVVPEGLAELFSDPDPQRAQRAMEAMLPMSKIDIAAVRAAADGA; from the coding sequence ATGCCCCGCATCATCCCCAACCTGTGGTTCGACACGGAGGGCCTCGAGGCGGCCGAGTTCTACATCTCGGTGTTTCCGAACTCCAAGATCACTGACGTCAGCTATTACACCGAGGCAGGACCAGGCGAGGCGGGCACGGTCCTGACCGTCGACTTCGTGCTCGACGGTCAGCCGTTCACCGCCATCAACGGCGGGCCGCAGTTCACCTTCGACGAGGCGGTCTCTCTGGCGGTCGAGTGCGCGGACCAGGACGAGGTCGACCACTACTGGAGCCGGCTGTCCGACGGTGGCGAGGAAGGGCAGTGCGGCTGGTTGAAGGACCGCTACGGCCTGTCCTGGCAGGTCGTGCCCGAAGGGCTCGCCGAGTTGTTCTCGGACCCCGATCCGCAGCGGGCGCAACGCGCGATGGAAGCCATGCTGCCGATGTCCAAGATCGACATCGCGGCGGTGCGCGCCGCTGCCGACGGGGCGTAG
- a CDS encoding metalloregulator ArsR/SmtB family transcription factor, which produces MSADPLSRVFSALADPTRRDMVARLSVADATLTELAEPYDVTVQAVSKHLKVLEDAGLVSRTREAQRRPVHLEAEVFDLMSKWIERYRRQAEERYRRLDDVLRDMPDDVDPTP; this is translated from the coding sequence GTGTCGGCGGATCCGCTCTCGAGGGTGTTCTCGGCGCTGGCCGACCCCACCCGTCGCGACATGGTCGCGCGGTTGAGCGTGGCCGACGCCACACTGACCGAGCTGGCCGAGCCGTACGACGTGACGGTTCAGGCGGTGTCCAAGCACCTCAAGGTGCTCGAGGACGCTGGGCTGGTCAGCCGCACCCGTGAAGCCCAGCGCCGTCCCGTGCACCTCGAAGCGGAGGTGTTCGATCTGATGAGCAAGTGGATCGAGCGCTACCGCCGTCAGGCGGAGGAGCGCTATCGCCGTCTCGACGACGTCCTGCGCGACATGCCCGACGACGTCGACCCGACCCCATGA
- a CDS encoding uroporphyrinogen decarboxylase family protein, whose product MTTHLGLLPTSLVGSYCQPDWLIDREALAGRFPPRTRAHELWRIPAEHLDEAQDDATQLAILDQERAGLDIITDGEIRRESYSNRFATALDGVDIETPGEALDRSGKPNPVPRIVGPIARVHPVEVDDVRFLRVHTDRTIKITVPGPFTMSQQAQNDHYPSRADAAMDYAQAVREEIADLFAAGADIVQLDEPYLQGRPEEARKYGLEPLNAALEGAAGTTAVHLCFGYAAIIHDRPSGYSYLPQLADCTADQISIETAQSNLDTSVLEELRGKTIILGVLDLSDHAVEAPETVADRIRRALPHVDADKLVVAPDCGMKYLPRDSAFGKLQSLVSGAAIVRGEL is encoded by the coding sequence ATGACCACGCACCTCGGACTGTTGCCGACCTCGCTGGTCGGCAGCTACTGCCAGCCCGACTGGCTGATCGACCGGGAGGCGCTCGCCGGCCGCTTTCCGCCCCGCACGCGCGCGCACGAGCTGTGGCGCATTCCTGCGGAGCACCTCGACGAGGCCCAGGACGACGCGACCCAACTGGCGATCCTCGACCAGGAGCGCGCCGGACTGGACATCATCACCGACGGCGAGATCCGCCGCGAGAGCTACTCGAACCGCTTCGCGACCGCACTCGACGGTGTCGACATCGAGACGCCCGGCGAGGCGCTCGACCGGTCCGGCAAGCCCAACCCGGTCCCACGCATCGTCGGCCCGATCGCTCGCGTGCACCCAGTCGAGGTCGACGACGTGCGGTTCCTGCGGGTCCACACCGACCGCACGATCAAGATCACCGTGCCCGGGCCGTTCACCATGAGCCAGCAGGCCCAGAACGACCACTACCCGTCCCGCGCCGACGCGGCGATGGACTACGCGCAGGCGGTACGCGAGGAGATCGCCGATCTGTTCGCCGCGGGCGCCGACATCGTGCAGCTCGACGAGCCCTACCTGCAGGGGCGGCCGGAGGAGGCCCGCAAGTACGGCCTCGAACCGCTCAACGCCGCGCTCGAGGGCGCGGCGGGAACGACCGCGGTGCACCTGTGCTTCGGGTATGCGGCGATCATCCACGACCGCCCGTCGGGCTACTCGTACCTGCCGCAGCTCGCGGACTGCACGGCCGATCAGATCTCCATCGAGACGGCGCAGTCGAACCTCGACACGTCGGTGCTCGAGGAGCTGCGCGGCAAGACGATCATCCTCGGCGTGCTCGACCTGTCCGACCACGCCGTCGAGGCACCCGAGACGGTCGCGGACCGCATCCGCCGCGCGCTGCCCCATGTCGATGCCGACAAGCTGGTCGTCGCGCCCGACTGCGGCATGAAGTACCTGCCCCGCGACAGCGCGTTCGGCAAGCTGCAGTCGCTGGTGTCCGGCGCTGCCATCGTCCGCGGCGAGCTCTGA
- a CDS encoding aminotransferase class V-fold PLP-dependent enzyme translates to MIEEDIRAHIDAVPGYCNTASVGIPPRAAVEVLRGCLDDWAAGTVDLRRFDAEVVRAREAFATLAGTHVDNVAMPGSASITAGVVASSLPDGARVLCAREDFTSVLFPFLVDDRLDVTAVPVDALLDHITPTVDVVAVSAVQSADGRVLDLDALAGAADAAGARTYLDATQAVGWLAVGADRFDVTSCAAYKWLCSPRGIGFATVRDDVDWLVPRLAGWYAGADPWASLYGPPLRLADDARRFTVSPAWFDVASATASLEALVAIGVERIHAHDVGLANRFRGALDLPEDDSPIVSLATHSDATAVLAAAGITTANRAGRTRVSFHLSNTTDDADQVASVLRAHTVA, encoded by the coding sequence ATGATCGAAGAGGACATCAGGGCACACATCGATGCCGTACCCGGCTACTGCAACACGGCGTCGGTGGGCATCCCGCCGCGCGCGGCGGTCGAGGTGCTGCGCGGCTGCCTGGATGACTGGGCGGCCGGCACGGTCGACCTGCGGCGGTTCGACGCCGAGGTCGTCCGCGCCCGTGAGGCGTTCGCGACGCTGGCCGGCACCCATGTCGACAACGTCGCGATGCCGGGCTCGGCGTCGATCACGGCGGGCGTGGTGGCGTCGAGCCTGCCCGATGGCGCCCGCGTGCTGTGCGCGCGGGAGGACTTCACGTCGGTGCTGTTCCCGTTCCTGGTCGACGACCGCCTTGACGTGACGGCGGTGCCAGTTGACGCGCTGCTGGATCACATCACCCCGACGGTCGACGTTGTCGCTGTCAGCGCGGTGCAGTCCGCCGACGGGCGAGTCCTCGACCTGGACGCGTTGGCCGGCGCGGCCGACGCTGCAGGAGCCCGCACCTACCTGGACGCGACCCAGGCCGTCGGGTGGCTGGCGGTCGGCGCCGACCGCTTCGACGTCACGTCGTGCGCCGCCTACAAGTGGCTGTGCTCACCCCGCGGCATCGGGTTCGCGACCGTCCGCGACGACGTCGACTGGCTGGTGCCGCGCCTGGCCGGGTGGTACGCGGGCGCAGATCCGTGGGCGTCGTTGTACGGCCCACCGCTGCGACTCGCCGACGACGCGCGCCGGTTCACGGTCTCTCCCGCGTGGTTCGATGTCGCGTCGGCCACCGCGTCGCTCGAGGCCCTGGTCGCGATCGGGGTGGAGCGCATCCACGCCCACGACGTCGGCCTGGCCAACCGCTTTCGGGGCGCGCTGGACCTGCCCGAGGACGACAGCCCCATCGTCAGCCTCGCCACCCACAGCGACGCGACCGCCGTTCTCGCCGCCGCCGGCATCACGACGGCCAATCGCGCCGGACGCACGCGTGTCTCGTTCCACCTGTCCAACACCACCGACGACGCCGATCAGGTCGCGTCGGTCCTGCGCGCTCACACCGTGGCGTGA
- a CDS encoding CapA family protein: MHSDTVTLFLGGDVMLGRGIDQILAHPGDPTLREPLVTDAHDYVALAERANGSIPRPVDFRWPWGIALEILDRAAPDARIINLETSVTHRGEFEPDKQVHYRMAPENLPALEIARPDVCTLANNHVLDFGRPGLRETLAVLSGAGLTTAGAGGDAGAARRPATIPVDGGGRVVVVAVGMASSGIPWSWAATGDRAGVNLLPAWPGAARDVVDPLRQGRRDGDVVVISLHWGTNWGHEITRQQRALAHALIDGGVDVVFGHSSHHPRLIEVHRGRLILYGCGDLINDYEGISGHEEHRGDLRLLYLASIRADTGVLAALRMVPLRARRLRLERASTRDTRWLGATLDLVSRPFGSRITVTSGDELELEWDGGRRAGVARSS, encoded by the coding sequence ATGCACAGCGACACGGTGACGCTGTTCCTCGGCGGCGACGTGATGCTCGGCAGGGGCATCGATCAGATCCTCGCGCATCCTGGAGATCCGACGTTGCGCGAACCGCTGGTCACAGACGCCCATGACTACGTCGCGCTGGCGGAGCGTGCGAACGGGTCGATCCCACGGCCGGTCGACTTCCGATGGCCATGGGGCATCGCGCTCGAGATCCTGGACCGCGCAGCGCCGGACGCCCGGATCATCAACCTCGAGACCAGCGTGACACACCGAGGGGAGTTCGAGCCCGACAAGCAGGTCCACTACCGGATGGCGCCGGAGAACCTGCCTGCGCTCGAGATCGCACGACCGGACGTGTGCACCCTGGCCAACAACCACGTGCTCGATTTCGGTCGCCCAGGTCTGCGCGAGACGCTCGCGGTCCTGTCAGGCGCGGGTCTGACCACGGCCGGTGCGGGTGGCGATGCGGGTGCGGCGCGCAGACCCGCGACCATCCCGGTCGACGGTGGAGGCCGCGTGGTGGTGGTCGCGGTCGGCATGGCATCCAGCGGCATCCCATGGTCGTGGGCGGCGACCGGCGACCGGGCCGGTGTCAACCTGCTCCCGGCGTGGCCCGGCGCGGCCCGGGACGTGGTCGATCCCCTCCGGCAGGGTCGACGGGACGGAGACGTCGTGGTCATCTCTCTGCACTGGGGCACCAACTGGGGCCACGAGATCACGCGCCAGCAGCGGGCACTCGCTCACGCGTTGATCGACGGTGGCGTCGACGTGGTGTTCGGCCACTCGTCACACCATCCGCGACTGATCGAGGTGCACCGCGGCAGGCTGATCCTGTACGGCTGCGGGGATCTGATCAACGACTACGAGGGCATCAGCGGTCACGAGGAGCACCGCGGCGACCTACGGTTGCTGTACCTCGCGTCGATCAGGGCCGACACCGGCGTCCTCGCGGCGCTGCGCATGGTTCCGCTGCGGGCCCGCCGGTTGCGACTCGAACGAGCATCGACCCGTGACACCCGGTGGCTGGGCGCCACACTCGATCTCGTCAGCCGTCCGTTCGGCTCGAGGATCACGGTGACGTCCGGCGACGAACTGGAGCTCGAATGGGACGGGGGGCGCCGTGCCGGCGTCGCGCGGTCGTCGTGA
- a CDS encoding DUF5655 domain-containing protein, translating to MTPDDFLGDSVLGANVFAAVERALAEFGNVEVTTTRSQIAFRRRRGFVYLWLPGKYLKAPQAEVVLSIAMDRKLTSRRFKEVTHASPRIWQHHLEIRDVADVDAEVQGWLLEAYERAA from the coding sequence ATGACGCCTGATGACTTCCTCGGCGACAGCGTCTTGGGGGCCAACGTCTTTGCTGCCGTGGAGCGAGCGCTCGCGGAGTTCGGCAATGTGGAGGTCACGACGACCAGGAGTCAGATTGCCTTCAGGCGGCGACGCGGCTTCGTGTACCTATGGTTGCCGGGGAAGTACCTGAAGGCGCCACAGGCTGAGGTCGTGCTGTCGATCGCCATGGATCGGAAACTGACGTCGCGCCGCTTCAAGGAGGTCACGCATGCCTCGCCGCGGATCTGGCAGCATCACCTCGAGATTCGCGACGTGGCCGATGTCGACGCCGAGGTCCAAGGGTGGCTCCTCGAGGCGTACGAGCGCGCAGCGTAA
- a CDS encoding SRPBCC family protein, whose amino-acid sequence MTITRTHETEIAIDPDVPLVRITREFDAPPAKVFRAHTDPDLVAQWLGPRGYEMRIDHYDCRTGGSYRYLHIDGDAEYGFYGSFHEVRPAEVIVQTFTFEGAPDGVALERLELTDLGDGRTRLTVTSLVDSFEGRDAFVASGMEDGIRQSYERLDELLAR is encoded by the coding sequence ATGACCATCACCCGCACACACGAGACCGAGATCGCAATCGATCCGGACGTCCCGCTCGTCAGGATCACACGAGAGTTCGACGCGCCACCGGCGAAGGTGTTCCGCGCCCACACCGACCCCGACCTGGTCGCTCAGTGGCTGGGGCCCCGGGGCTACGAGATGCGCATCGACCACTACGACTGCCGGACCGGGGGGTCGTACCGCTACCTGCACATCGACGGCGACGCCGAGTACGGGTTCTACGGCAGCTTCCACGAGGTGCGGCCGGCCGAGGTGATCGTGCAGACCTTCACGTTCGAGGGCGCACCCGACGGCGTGGCGCTGGAGCGGCTGGAGCTCACCGACCTGGGCGACGGCCGCACCCGGCTGACGGTGACGTCGCTGGTCGACTCGTTCGAGGGACGCGATGCGTTCGTCGCGAGCGGCATGGAGGACGGCATCCGTCAGAGCTACGAGCGACTTGACGAGCTGCTCGCACGCTGA